CGCCGGCCTCGACCAGGGAGGCCCCTGAGGCGTCGGCGGCGTCCACGAGGATGCGGACGGTCTGGCCCGCGAAGGCGTTCAGGCTGGCCGTGGCGGTGGCCCAGGCGCCGTTGCGGTTGGTGGCCGCGCCCGCCTGGTTGAAGACCGTCGCGGTGGTGCTGCCGACCACGCGCACCCGCAGGTAGTCGGCGCTGGAGGCGTTCGAGCCGTGCGCCAGATACCACGAGAACGACAGGTTCAGCGCGCCCGTCGCGGGCAGCGTGATCGGCGGCGACTGGATCGAGGTGGTGCCGCCGTCGATGTCGTACGCGCCTGCCGAGGAGCCCGCCAGACGGCCGGTGACCAGGTCGTTGGTGCCGCTGGCCGTGGTGCCGAGCTGCTTGGCGCCGCTGGAGGTGGTGGCCTCGGGGTCACCGCGCTCCCACTGCCCGAGGGTGGCGGTGTCGGTGGCGGACGGGTTCACCGTCCAGCCCGTGGCCGTCTCGAACGTGTCCTGCCAGACGGTGACCGGCGGGACGGCGGTGGCGGTCGTCCAGACCGCGTACGCGATGGCGTCGGCGTTCCTGTCCAGCGCGGTGTCGTTGATGTTGGCGGTCGTGTCGCAGGCGCGGTGGTAGCAGACGTCGAACGCCTGCCCGGAGGTGCCGCCCCAGAGCGTGGCCTGGGCCGCGGTCTTGATGCCCTCCGCGCCGGTGAACGTGCCGCCCGCCGGGATGCCCACGGCGATGAACGGCCCGTAGTCGGAGCGTCCGTCGAAGTCGGTGCCCCGGGTGGGCACGCCGATGGAGGTGAAGTAGTCCTGGATCGTGCGCTCCAGCTGCGCCGAGCCGGTCGGCCCCGGCCCCGACCCCGTGCCGTCGGAGTTGTCGCCGTCGTAGACGAAGTATCCGGCGTTCGGGGAGCCGACCATGTCGAAGTTCAGGTAGCCCTTGATGCGTGCCCGCTCGGCGGCCGGCAGGTTGCTGACGTAGAACTGCGACCCGCGCAGCCCCAGCTCCTCCGCGCCCCACCAGGCGAAGCGCAGGTGCTTGACCGGCTGCAGCGCCTGGCGCGACACTTCCAGCGCCGTCTCCAGGATGGCCGCGCTGCCCGAGCCGTTGTCGTTGATGCCCGGCCCGGCGGTCACGCTGTCGAGGTGCGCGCCGACCATGAGGATGTCGTTCGGGTCGCCGCCCGGCCAGTCGGCGATGACGTTGTAGCCGGTGGCGCCGTTGTAGGTGAACGTCTGCAGGGTGGTGGTGTAGCCGGCGGCGTCGAGCCGGCCCCTGACGTAGTTGGCCGAGGCGAGGTAACCGGGCCGGCCGTGGGCCCGGGTGCCGCCGTTGGCGGTGGCGATGGACTGGAACTGTGTCAGGTGTGCCTTGACGTTGGCCAGCGGGATGTCCGGCGGCGCGGCGGCCAGGGCGGGGGTGGGGGCAGGGGTGAGAGTG
The nucleotide sequence above comes from Nonomuraea gerenzanensis. Encoded proteins:
- a CDS encoding M28 family peptidase codes for the protein MRSLIVAAIVTLTLTPAPTPALAAAPPDIPLANVKAHLTQFQSIATANGGTRAHGRPGYLASANYVRGRLDAAGYTTTLQTFTYNGATGYNVIADWPGGDPNDILMVGAHLDSVTAGPGINDNGSGSAAILETALEVSRQALQPVKHLRFAWWGAEELGLRGSQFYVSNLPAAERARIKGYLNFDMVGSPNAGYFVYDGDNSDGTGSGPGPTGSAQLERTIQDYFTSIGVPTRGTDFDGRSDYGPFIAVGIPAGGTFTGAEGIKTAAQATLWGGTSGQAFDVCYHRACDTTANINDTALDRNADAIAYAVWTTATAVPPVTVWQDTFETATGWTVNPSATDTATLGQWERGDPEATTSSGAKQLGTTASGTNDLVTGRLAGSSAGAYDIDGGTTSIQSPPITLPATGALNLSFSWYLAHGSNASSADYLRVRVVGSTTATVFNQAGAATNRNGAWATATASLNAFAGQTVRILVDAADASGASLVEAGVDDVRITR